The Streptomyces sp. Je 1-332 genome has a window encoding:
- a CDS encoding glutamate--cysteine ligase, whose protein sequence is MGEKVVAGSFDLADRNRYRAKLKECLAGLRRLLDEERFDRPKNLMGVEIELNLAGPDGMPRMLNGEVLERIASRDFQTELGMFNLEVNIAPHRLGGRVLDRLAEELRTGLAYAHRKANEVNAGIVMIGILPTLAHHDLVSGNLSDVDRYALLNDQIVAARGEEFVLDIQGVERLTCTSASIAPEAACTSVQLHLQVTPGRFADVWNAAQAVAAAQVAVGANAPFLFGRELWRESRPPLFLQSTDTRPPELKAQGVRPRTWFGERWISDAYELFEENLRYFPALLPLLDDEEPLEVLDAGRVPQLGELVLHNGTVYRWNRPVYGIAGGVPHLRVENRVLPAGPTVTDVIANAAFYYGVVRALAEEPRPVWTRLPFEAAAANFDTACRDGIEARLKWPRRGRSGGIVEVPAVALVRDELLPLAAAGLDAWGVEPADRDYYLGVIEERCRRRVNGASWQAATYHQALETGLERDAALAATTRRYAELMHAGDPVHTWPVGLPEPAVLS, encoded by the coding sequence ATGGGGGAGAAGGTCGTAGCAGGATCGTTCGATCTGGCCGACCGGAACCGGTACCGGGCCAAGCTCAAGGAGTGTCTGGCGGGGCTGCGGAGACTGTTGGACGAGGAGCGGTTCGACCGGCCCAAGAACCTCATGGGCGTGGAGATCGAGCTGAATCTCGCGGGGCCGGACGGCATGCCGAGAATGCTGAACGGTGAGGTTCTCGAACGGATCGCGAGCCGGGACTTCCAGACAGAACTCGGAATGTTCAATCTTGAAGTCAATATCGCACCGCACCGATTGGGCGGCCGCGTTCTGGACCGGCTCGCCGAGGAGCTGCGCACCGGCCTCGCCTATGCCCACCGGAAAGCGAACGAGGTGAACGCCGGCATCGTGATGATCGGCATTCTGCCGACACTCGCACATCACGACCTGGTCTCGGGAAACCTCTCCGACGTCGACCGCTACGCACTGCTCAACGACCAGATCGTCGCCGCGCGCGGCGAGGAGTTCGTCCTGGACATCCAGGGCGTGGAGCGGCTCACCTGCACGTCCGCGTCCATCGCGCCCGAAGCGGCGTGCACGTCCGTGCAGTTGCACCTCCAGGTCACGCCGGGCAGGTTCGCCGATGTGTGGAACGCCGCGCAGGCCGTCGCCGCGGCGCAGGTCGCCGTCGGCGCCAACGCGCCGTTCCTGTTCGGGCGTGAGCTGTGGCGCGAGTCGCGCCCGCCGCTGTTCCTGCAGTCCACGGACACGCGCCCGCCCGAACTCAAGGCCCAGGGCGTGCGGCCGCGGACCTGGTTCGGTGAGCGCTGGATCAGCGACGCGTACGAGCTCTTCGAGGAGAACCTGCGTTACTTCCCCGCGCTGCTCCCCCTCCTGGACGACGAGGAACCGCTGGAGGTGCTCGACGCCGGGCGGGTGCCGCAACTGGGCGAACTCGTCCTGCACAACGGCACCGTGTACCGCTGGAACCGCCCCGTGTACGGCATCGCGGGCGGTGTGCCGCACCTGCGGGTGGAGAACCGCGTCCTGCCCGCGGGCCCCACCGTCACCGACGTCATCGCCAACGCCGCCTTCTACTACGGCGTCGTACGCGCCCTCGCCGAGGAGCCGAGGCCCGTGTGGACCCGGCTGCCCTTCGAGGCCGCGGCCGCCAACTTCGACACCGCGTGCCGCGACGGCATCGAGGCCCGGCTGAAGTGGCCGCGGCGCGGTCGCTCCGGCGGGATCGTGGAGGTGCCGGCGGTGGCTCTCGTACGCGACGAGCTGTTGCCGCTGGCCGCGGCCGGACTCGACGCGTGGGGTGTCGAGCCCGCCGACCGCGACTACTACCTCGGCGTCATCGAGGAGCGGTGCAGGCGCCGGGTGAACGGGGCGTCCTGGCAGGCGGCGACCTACCACCAGGCTCTGGAGACCGGCCTTGAACGCGACGCCGCGCTCGCCGCGACGACACGGCGCTACGCCGAGCTGATGCACGCGGGGGATCCGGTGCACACCTGGCCGGTGGGGCTGCCCGAGCCCGCCGTCCTGAGCTGA
- a CDS encoding DUF5999 family protein gives MCQHQPPCPTADSADREAALLMASHPEQGWSLLCNGVLLFEDTGELLPDGQIIAPHRPLGTDKIMTAA, from the coding sequence ATGTGCCAGCACCAACCACCGTGCCCGACAGCCGACTCCGCCGACCGGGAAGCCGCGCTCCTCATGGCGAGCCACCCGGAGCAGGGCTGGAGCCTGCTGTGCAACGGCGTCCTTCTCTTCGAGGACACCGGTGAACTGCTGCCGGACGGCCAGATCATCGCCCCGCATCGACCGCTGGGGACGGACAAGATCATGACTGCCGCCTGA